One part of the Lathamus discolor isolate bLatDis1 chromosome 23, bLatDis1.hap1, whole genome shotgun sequence genome encodes these proteins:
- the MYO1A gene encoding unconventional myosin-Ia isoform X2 codes for MEATKPLLDAAAIGDLVLLDPLSEDSLLRTLRERFQRGDIYTYIGNVLISVNPYQPLPIYTPEKVQEYHNCNFFAVEPHIYAIADDAYRSLRDRDRDQCILITGESGAGKTEASKLVMSYVAAVCSKGEEVDKVKEQLLQSNPVLEAFGNAKTIRNDNSSRFGKYMDVEFDFKGEPLGGVISNYLLEKSRIVRHVRGERNFHIFYQLLAGGSVQLLQQLKLRRDCQHYAYVRGESCSLPGVDDAANFRAVQDAMRVIGFSPTEVTELLEVTAVVLKLGNVELSGSYQASGMEACSIAEPQELQEIGELIGLDPGTLEQALCSRTVKARDETVLTTLSVPQGYYGRDALAKNIYSRLFDWLVTRINTSIQVKPGKQRKVMGVLDIYGFEIFQDNGFEQFIINYCNEKLQQIFILLTLKEEQEEYVREGIQWTPVEFFDNSIICNLIEHSKSGILAMLDEECLRPGVVNEDTFLTKLNLLFATHKHYESKETQNARRIMDTSLPPQCFRIHHYAGKVTYNVTGFIEKNNDLLFRDLSQAMWAARHPLLRSLFPEGDPQKASLKLPPTAGSQFKASVAMLMKNLYSKNPNYIRCIKPNETKAAMLFTPELVLAQVRYLGLMENVRVRRAGYAFRQLYGSFLERYKMLGSRTWPRWTGTDRAGAEALLQELAFPPEELAFGHTKIFIRSPRTLFDLERRRQERVVQLATLIQKMIRGWRCRTQYQLMRKSQIILSAWFRGHAQKNRYKQMKRSALMIQAYVRGWKVRRAYRRYFRADASTRLANFIYRRLVQKFLMGLSRNLPPLAVMDRTWPPAPYKFLADANQELRSIFYRWKCKKYWEELPPQRKALLQTKLCASELFKDKKMLYPKSLQQPFRGKYLDLTQNPKYQKLHAVAKDKLVMSDTVRKVNRANGKAVPRLLLLTTEHLILADTKAAQPKTVLSLGDIRSVSVTRFSDGFLVLHLKETSTGAAKGDFLLVSDHLIELVTRLHQTLMDTSAQALSLHITDQFSTRLQKGDMAITVVESEKAGTNGPVCKKRGSHRMEVLVH; via the exons ATGGAAGCCACGAAGCCGCTGCTGGACGCGGCAGCGATCGGGGACCTGGTGCTGCTGGACCCGCTCAGCGAGGATTCGCTGCTCCGCACCCTGCGGGAGCGCTTCCAAAGAGGAGACATCTAC ACGTACATCGGGAACGTGCTGATCTCGGTGAACCCCTACCAGCCCCTGCCCATCTACACCCCCGAGAAGGTGCAGGAGTACCACAACTGCAACTTCTTCGCTGTGGAGCCCCACAT CTATGCCATTGCCGATGATGCCTATCGCTCGCTGCGGGACCGCGACAGGGACCAGTGCATCCTCATCACTGGGGAGAGCGGGGCTGGCAAGACGG AGGCCAGCAAGCTGGTGATGTCCTACGTGGCAGCCGTGTGCAGCAAAGGGGAGGAGGTGGACAAGGTgaaggagcagctcctgcagtccAACCCCGTGCTGGAGG CTTTTGGGAATGCCAAGACCATCCGTAATGACAACTCTTCCCGCTTT GGCAAATACATGGATGTGGAGTTCGACTTCAAGGGAGAACCCCTGGGAGGGGTCATCAGCAACT ACCTGCTGGAGAAGTCCCGCATCGTGCGGCACGTCAGGGGCGAGAGGAACTTCCACATCTTCTACCAGCTCCTGGCCGGGGGCTCGGTGCAGCTGCTCC agcagctgaagcTCCGCCGGGACTGCCAGCACTACGCCTACGTGCGGGGGGAGAGCTGCAGCCTGCCCGGTGTGGATGATGCAGCCAACTTCCGCGCCGTGCAG GATGCCATGAGGGTCATCGGCTTCTCACCCACCGAGGTGACGGAGCTGCTGGAGGTGACGGCCGTGGTCCTCAAGCTGGGTAATGTGGAGCTGAGCGGCAGCTACCAGGCCAGCGGGATGGAGGCGTGCAGCATCGCTGAGCCGCAGG agctgcaggagatCGGCGAGCTCATCGGGCTGGACCCCGGCACGCTGGAGCAGGCGCTGTGCTCCCGCACGGTGAAGGCGCGGGATGAGACGGTGCTCACCACGCTCAGCGTCCCCCAA GGATACTACGGCCGGGATGCGCTGGCCAAGAACATCTACAGCCGCCTATTCGACTGGCTGGTGACCCGCATCAACACCAGCATCCAG GTGAAGCCGGGCAagcagaggaaggtgatggGCGTCCTGGATATCTACGGCTTTGAGATCTTCCAG GACAATGGCTTTGAGCAGTTCATCATCAACTACTGCAATGAGAAGCTGCAGCAGATCTTCATCCTGCTGACCCtgaaggaggagcaggaggaataCGTCCGAGAG GGTATCCAGTGGACCCCGGTGGAGTTCTTTGACAACAGCATCATCTGCAACTTGATCGAGCAC AGCAAGAGCGGGATCCTGGCCATGCTGGATGAGGAGTGCCTGCGGCCCGGCGTGGTCAACGAGGACACCTTCCTCACCAAGCTGAACCTCCTCTTCGCCACCCACAAGCACTATGAGAGCAAGGAGACCCAGAACGCCCGGCGCATCATGGACACCAGCCTGCCGCCGCAATGCTTCCGCATCCATCACTACGCCGGCAAG GTCACCTACAACGTGACGGGCTTCATAGAGAAGAACAACGACCTCCTGTTCCGTGACCTCTCGCAGGCCATGTGGGCTGCCCGGCACCCGCTGCTGCGCTCCCTCTTCCCCGAGGGGGACCCCCAGAAAGCCTCCCTTAAGCTGCCCCCCACTGCAGGCTCTCAGTTCAAGGCCTCGGTGGCGATGCTCATGAAGAATCTCTACTCCAAGAACCCCAACTACATCAG GTGCATCAAACCCAATGAGACCAAAGCAGCGATGCTCTTCACGCCGGAGCTGGTGCTGGCGCAGGTCCGGTACCTGGGGCTGATGGAGAACGTGCGGGTGCGGCGCGCGGGCTATGCCTTCCGGCAGCTCTATGGCTCCTTCCTGGAGCGGTACAAGATGCTCGGCTCCCGGACCTGGCCCCGCTGGACCGGTACTGACAG ggcaggggctgaggctctgctgcaggagctggcgTTTCCCCCCGAGGAGCTGGCGTTTGGCCACACCAAGATCTTCATCCGCTCCCCACGCACC CTCTTCGACCTGGAGCGGCGGCGCCAGGAGCGCGTGGTCCAGCTCGCTACCCTCATCCAGAAGATGATCCGGGGCTGGCGCTGCCGGACCCAGTACCAACTGATGCGCAAGAGCCAGATCATCCTCTCCGCCTGGTTCCGGGGCCACGCG CAAAAGAACAGGTACAAGCAGATGAAGAGGTCGGCGCTGATGATCCAGGCTTACGTGCGGGGCTGGAAG GTCCGCAGGGCGTACAGGAGGTATTTCCGTGCTGACGCCAGCACCCGCTTGGCCAACTTCATCTATCGGCGGCTG GTCCAGAAGTTCCTGATGGGGCTCAGCAGGAACCTGCCACCGCTGGCGGTGATGGACCGGACCTGGCCCCCGGCGCCATACAAGTTCCTGGCCGATGCCAACCAGGAGCTGAGGAGCATCTTCTATCGCTGGAAG TGCAAGAAGTACTGGGAGGAGCTGCCTCCGCAGCGCAAGGCCTTGCTGCAGACCAAGCTCTGTGCGAGCGAGCTCTTCAAGGACAAGAAGATGCTGTACCCCAAAAG cctgcagcagcccttccGTGGCAAGTACCTGGACCTGACCCAGAACCCCAAGTACCAGAAGCTCCACGCTGTGGCCAAGGACAAGCTGGTGATGTCTGATACCGTGAGGAAGGTGAACAGAGCCAACGGCAAG GCGGTGCCgcgcctgctgctgctcaccacCGAGCACCTCATCCTGGCTGACACCAAGGCCGCCCAGCCCAAGACCGTGCTGAGCCTGGGGGACATCCGCAGCGTCTCCGTCACCCGCTTCTCCGATGGCTTCTTGGTGCTGCACCTCAAAGAG acCTCCACAGGGGCAGCCAAGGGCGACTTCCTGCTTGTCAGTGACCATCTCATCGAGCTCGTCACCCGCCTGCACCAGACCCTCATGGACACCTCTGCTCAGGCCCTGTCTCTGCACATCACGGACCA GTTCTCCACCCGCCTCCAGAAGGGCGACATGGCCATCACCGTGGTGGAGTCGGAAAAGGCAGGCACCAACGGCCCCGTCTGCAAGAAGCGGGGCAGCCACAGGATGGAGGTGCTGGTCCACTGA
- the MYO1A gene encoding unconventional myosin-Ia isoform X3: MEATKPLLDAAAIGDLVLLDPLSEDSLLRTLRERFQRGDIYTYIGNVLISVNPYQPLPIYTPEKVQEYHNCNFFAVEPHIYAIADDAYRSLRDRDRDQCILITGESGAGKTEASKLVMSYVAAVCSKGEEVDKVKEQLLQSNPVLEAFGNAKTIRNDNSSRFGKYMDVEFDFKGEPLGGVISNYLLEKSRIVRHVRGERNFHIFYQLLAGGSVQLLQQLKLRRDCQHYAYVRGESCSLPGVDDAANFRAVQDAMRVIGFSPTEVTELLEVTAVVLKLGNVELSGSYQASGMEACSIAEPQELQEIGELIGLDPGTLEQALCSRTVKARDETVLTTLSVPQGYYGRDALAKNIYSRLFDWLVTRINTSIQVKPGKQRKVMGVLDIYGFEIFQDNGFEQFIINYCNEKLQQIFILLTLKEEQEEYVREGIQWTPVEFFDNSIICNLIEHSKSGILAMLDEECLRPGVVNEDTFLTKLNLLFATHKHYESKETQNARRIMDTSLPPQCFRIHHYAGKVTYNVTGFIEKNNDLLFRDLSQAMWAARHPLLRSLFPEGDPQKASLKLPPTAGSQFKASVAMLMKNLYSKNPNYIRCIKPNETKAAMLFTPELVLAQVRYLGLMENVRVRRAGYAFRQLYGSFLERYKMLGSRTWPRWTGTDRAGAEALLQELAFPPEELAFGHTKIFIRSPRTLFDLERRRQERVVQLATLIQKMIRGWRCRTQYQLMRKSQIILSAWFRGHAQKNRYKQMKRSALMIQAYVRGWKVRGEHPKATRSPSAGSGVGNTTHPMVGPDSSPLPVFHPSPSFSLAPYLCWCSRSPGPPGSPPTVSPAPAGAEAAAASPRSLHHHRRLLERVPGRTGGISVLTPAPAWPTSSIGGWSRSS, translated from the exons ATGGAAGCCACGAAGCCGCTGCTGGACGCGGCAGCGATCGGGGACCTGGTGCTGCTGGACCCGCTCAGCGAGGATTCGCTGCTCCGCACCCTGCGGGAGCGCTTCCAAAGAGGAGACATCTAC ACGTACATCGGGAACGTGCTGATCTCGGTGAACCCCTACCAGCCCCTGCCCATCTACACCCCCGAGAAGGTGCAGGAGTACCACAACTGCAACTTCTTCGCTGTGGAGCCCCACAT CTATGCCATTGCCGATGATGCCTATCGCTCGCTGCGGGACCGCGACAGGGACCAGTGCATCCTCATCACTGGGGAGAGCGGGGCTGGCAAGACGG AGGCCAGCAAGCTGGTGATGTCCTACGTGGCAGCCGTGTGCAGCAAAGGGGAGGAGGTGGACAAGGTgaaggagcagctcctgcagtccAACCCCGTGCTGGAGG CTTTTGGGAATGCCAAGACCATCCGTAATGACAACTCTTCCCGCTTT GGCAAATACATGGATGTGGAGTTCGACTTCAAGGGAGAACCCCTGGGAGGGGTCATCAGCAACT ACCTGCTGGAGAAGTCCCGCATCGTGCGGCACGTCAGGGGCGAGAGGAACTTCCACATCTTCTACCAGCTCCTGGCCGGGGGCTCGGTGCAGCTGCTCC agcagctgaagcTCCGCCGGGACTGCCAGCACTACGCCTACGTGCGGGGGGAGAGCTGCAGCCTGCCCGGTGTGGATGATGCAGCCAACTTCCGCGCCGTGCAG GATGCCATGAGGGTCATCGGCTTCTCACCCACCGAGGTGACGGAGCTGCTGGAGGTGACGGCCGTGGTCCTCAAGCTGGGTAATGTGGAGCTGAGCGGCAGCTACCAGGCCAGCGGGATGGAGGCGTGCAGCATCGCTGAGCCGCAGG agctgcaggagatCGGCGAGCTCATCGGGCTGGACCCCGGCACGCTGGAGCAGGCGCTGTGCTCCCGCACGGTGAAGGCGCGGGATGAGACGGTGCTCACCACGCTCAGCGTCCCCCAA GGATACTACGGCCGGGATGCGCTGGCCAAGAACATCTACAGCCGCCTATTCGACTGGCTGGTGACCCGCATCAACACCAGCATCCAG GTGAAGCCGGGCAagcagaggaaggtgatggGCGTCCTGGATATCTACGGCTTTGAGATCTTCCAG GACAATGGCTTTGAGCAGTTCATCATCAACTACTGCAATGAGAAGCTGCAGCAGATCTTCATCCTGCTGACCCtgaaggaggagcaggaggaataCGTCCGAGAG GGTATCCAGTGGACCCCGGTGGAGTTCTTTGACAACAGCATCATCTGCAACTTGATCGAGCAC AGCAAGAGCGGGATCCTGGCCATGCTGGATGAGGAGTGCCTGCGGCCCGGCGTGGTCAACGAGGACACCTTCCTCACCAAGCTGAACCTCCTCTTCGCCACCCACAAGCACTATGAGAGCAAGGAGACCCAGAACGCCCGGCGCATCATGGACACCAGCCTGCCGCCGCAATGCTTCCGCATCCATCACTACGCCGGCAAG GTCACCTACAACGTGACGGGCTTCATAGAGAAGAACAACGACCTCCTGTTCCGTGACCTCTCGCAGGCCATGTGGGCTGCCCGGCACCCGCTGCTGCGCTCCCTCTTCCCCGAGGGGGACCCCCAGAAAGCCTCCCTTAAGCTGCCCCCCACTGCAGGCTCTCAGTTCAAGGCCTCGGTGGCGATGCTCATGAAGAATCTCTACTCCAAGAACCCCAACTACATCAG GTGCATCAAACCCAATGAGACCAAAGCAGCGATGCTCTTCACGCCGGAGCTGGTGCTGGCGCAGGTCCGGTACCTGGGGCTGATGGAGAACGTGCGGGTGCGGCGCGCGGGCTATGCCTTCCGGCAGCTCTATGGCTCCTTCCTGGAGCGGTACAAGATGCTCGGCTCCCGGACCTGGCCCCGCTGGACCGGTACTGACAG ggcaggggctgaggctctgctgcaggagctggcgTTTCCCCCCGAGGAGCTGGCGTTTGGCCACACCAAGATCTTCATCCGCTCCCCACGCACC CTCTTCGACCTGGAGCGGCGGCGCCAGGAGCGCGTGGTCCAGCTCGCTACCCTCATCCAGAAGATGATCCGGGGCTGGCGCTGCCGGACCCAGTACCAACTGATGCGCAAGAGCCAGATCATCCTCTCCGCCTGGTTCCGGGGCCACGCG CAAAAGAACAGGTACAAGCAGATGAAGAGGTCGGCGCTGATGATCCAGGCTTACGTGCGGGGCTGGAAGGTGAGGGGTGAGCACCCCAAGGCCACCAGGTCTCCCAGTGCAGGCAGTGGGGTGGGAAACACCACGCACCCCATGGTGGGACCAGACTCATCTCCTCTCCCTGTCTTCcatccttctccctccttctctcttGCTCCCTATCTGTGTTGGTGCTCCCGCTCCCCGGGCCCCCCGGGCTCTCCCCCCACAGTCTCGCCGGCTCCTGCGGGagctgaagctgcagcagcatcgCCACGCAGCCTCCACCACCATCGCCGCTTACTGGAGAGGGTACCAG GGCGTACAGGAGGTATTTCCGTGCTGACGCCAGCACCCGCTTGGCCAACTTCATCTATCGGCGGCTG GTCCAGAAGTTCCTGA
- the MYO1A gene encoding unconventional myosin-Ia isoform X1 yields the protein MEATKPLLDAAAIGDLVLLDPLSEDSLLRTLRERFQRGDIYTYIGNVLISVNPYQPLPIYTPEKVQEYHNCNFFAVEPHIYAIADDAYRSLRDRDRDQCILITGESGAGKTEASKLVMSYVAAVCSKGEEVDKVKEQLLQSNPVLEAFGNAKTIRNDNSSRFGKYMDVEFDFKGEPLGGVISNYLLEKSRIVRHVRGERNFHIFYQLLAGGSVQLLQQLKLRRDCQHYAYVRGESCSLPGVDDAANFRAVQDAMRVIGFSPTEVTELLEVTAVVLKLGNVELSGSYQASGMEACSIAEPQELQEIGELIGLDPGTLEQALCSRTVKARDETVLTTLSVPQGYYGRDALAKNIYSRLFDWLVTRINTSIQVKPGKQRKVMGVLDIYGFEIFQDNGFEQFIINYCNEKLQQIFILLTLKEEQEEYVREGIQWTPVEFFDNSIICNLIEHSKSGILAMLDEECLRPGVVNEDTFLTKLNLLFATHKHYESKETQNARRIMDTSLPPQCFRIHHYAGKVTYNVTGFIEKNNDLLFRDLSQAMWAARHPLLRSLFPEGDPQKASLKLPPTAGSQFKASVAMLMKNLYSKNPNYIRCIKPNETKAAMLFTPELVLAQVRYLGLMENVRVRRAGYAFRQLYGSFLERYKMLGSRTWPRWTGTDRAGAEALLQELAFPPEELAFGHTKIFIRSPRTLFDLERRRQERVVQLATLIQKMIRGWRCRTQYQLMRKSQIILSAWFRGHAQKNRYKQMKRSALMIQAYVRGWKSRRLLRELKLQQHRHAASTTIAAYWRGYQVRRAYRRYFRADASTRLANFIYRRLVQKFLMGLSRNLPPLAVMDRTWPPAPYKFLADANQELRSIFYRWKCKKYWEELPPQRKALLQTKLCASELFKDKKMLYPKSLQQPFRGKYLDLTQNPKYQKLHAVAKDKLVMSDTVRKVNRANGKAVPRLLLLTTEHLILADTKAAQPKTVLSLGDIRSVSVTRFSDGFLVLHLKETSTGAAKGDFLLVSDHLIELVTRLHQTLMDTSAQALSLHITDQFSTRLQKGDMAITVVESEKAGTNGPVCKKRGSHRMEVLVH from the exons ATGGAAGCCACGAAGCCGCTGCTGGACGCGGCAGCGATCGGGGACCTGGTGCTGCTGGACCCGCTCAGCGAGGATTCGCTGCTCCGCACCCTGCGGGAGCGCTTCCAAAGAGGAGACATCTAC ACGTACATCGGGAACGTGCTGATCTCGGTGAACCCCTACCAGCCCCTGCCCATCTACACCCCCGAGAAGGTGCAGGAGTACCACAACTGCAACTTCTTCGCTGTGGAGCCCCACAT CTATGCCATTGCCGATGATGCCTATCGCTCGCTGCGGGACCGCGACAGGGACCAGTGCATCCTCATCACTGGGGAGAGCGGGGCTGGCAAGACGG AGGCCAGCAAGCTGGTGATGTCCTACGTGGCAGCCGTGTGCAGCAAAGGGGAGGAGGTGGACAAGGTgaaggagcagctcctgcagtccAACCCCGTGCTGGAGG CTTTTGGGAATGCCAAGACCATCCGTAATGACAACTCTTCCCGCTTT GGCAAATACATGGATGTGGAGTTCGACTTCAAGGGAGAACCCCTGGGAGGGGTCATCAGCAACT ACCTGCTGGAGAAGTCCCGCATCGTGCGGCACGTCAGGGGCGAGAGGAACTTCCACATCTTCTACCAGCTCCTGGCCGGGGGCTCGGTGCAGCTGCTCC agcagctgaagcTCCGCCGGGACTGCCAGCACTACGCCTACGTGCGGGGGGAGAGCTGCAGCCTGCCCGGTGTGGATGATGCAGCCAACTTCCGCGCCGTGCAG GATGCCATGAGGGTCATCGGCTTCTCACCCACCGAGGTGACGGAGCTGCTGGAGGTGACGGCCGTGGTCCTCAAGCTGGGTAATGTGGAGCTGAGCGGCAGCTACCAGGCCAGCGGGATGGAGGCGTGCAGCATCGCTGAGCCGCAGG agctgcaggagatCGGCGAGCTCATCGGGCTGGACCCCGGCACGCTGGAGCAGGCGCTGTGCTCCCGCACGGTGAAGGCGCGGGATGAGACGGTGCTCACCACGCTCAGCGTCCCCCAA GGATACTACGGCCGGGATGCGCTGGCCAAGAACATCTACAGCCGCCTATTCGACTGGCTGGTGACCCGCATCAACACCAGCATCCAG GTGAAGCCGGGCAagcagaggaaggtgatggGCGTCCTGGATATCTACGGCTTTGAGATCTTCCAG GACAATGGCTTTGAGCAGTTCATCATCAACTACTGCAATGAGAAGCTGCAGCAGATCTTCATCCTGCTGACCCtgaaggaggagcaggaggaataCGTCCGAGAG GGTATCCAGTGGACCCCGGTGGAGTTCTTTGACAACAGCATCATCTGCAACTTGATCGAGCAC AGCAAGAGCGGGATCCTGGCCATGCTGGATGAGGAGTGCCTGCGGCCCGGCGTGGTCAACGAGGACACCTTCCTCACCAAGCTGAACCTCCTCTTCGCCACCCACAAGCACTATGAGAGCAAGGAGACCCAGAACGCCCGGCGCATCATGGACACCAGCCTGCCGCCGCAATGCTTCCGCATCCATCACTACGCCGGCAAG GTCACCTACAACGTGACGGGCTTCATAGAGAAGAACAACGACCTCCTGTTCCGTGACCTCTCGCAGGCCATGTGGGCTGCCCGGCACCCGCTGCTGCGCTCCCTCTTCCCCGAGGGGGACCCCCAGAAAGCCTCCCTTAAGCTGCCCCCCACTGCAGGCTCTCAGTTCAAGGCCTCGGTGGCGATGCTCATGAAGAATCTCTACTCCAAGAACCCCAACTACATCAG GTGCATCAAACCCAATGAGACCAAAGCAGCGATGCTCTTCACGCCGGAGCTGGTGCTGGCGCAGGTCCGGTACCTGGGGCTGATGGAGAACGTGCGGGTGCGGCGCGCGGGCTATGCCTTCCGGCAGCTCTATGGCTCCTTCCTGGAGCGGTACAAGATGCTCGGCTCCCGGACCTGGCCCCGCTGGACCGGTACTGACAG ggcaggggctgaggctctgctgcaggagctggcgTTTCCCCCCGAGGAGCTGGCGTTTGGCCACACCAAGATCTTCATCCGCTCCCCACGCACC CTCTTCGACCTGGAGCGGCGGCGCCAGGAGCGCGTGGTCCAGCTCGCTACCCTCATCCAGAAGATGATCCGGGGCTGGCGCTGCCGGACCCAGTACCAACTGATGCGCAAGAGCCAGATCATCCTCTCCGCCTGGTTCCGGGGCCACGCG CAAAAGAACAGGTACAAGCAGATGAAGAGGTCGGCGCTGATGATCCAGGCTTACGTGCGGGGCTGGAAG TCTCGCCGGCTCCTGCGGGagctgaagctgcagcagcatcgCCACGCAGCCTCCACCACCATCGCCGCTTACTGGAGAGGGTACCAG GTCCGCAGGGCGTACAGGAGGTATTTCCGTGCTGACGCCAGCACCCGCTTGGCCAACTTCATCTATCGGCGGCTG GTCCAGAAGTTCCTGATGGGGCTCAGCAGGAACCTGCCACCGCTGGCGGTGATGGACCGGACCTGGCCCCCGGCGCCATACAAGTTCCTGGCCGATGCCAACCAGGAGCTGAGGAGCATCTTCTATCGCTGGAAG TGCAAGAAGTACTGGGAGGAGCTGCCTCCGCAGCGCAAGGCCTTGCTGCAGACCAAGCTCTGTGCGAGCGAGCTCTTCAAGGACAAGAAGATGCTGTACCCCAAAAG cctgcagcagcccttccGTGGCAAGTACCTGGACCTGACCCAGAACCCCAAGTACCAGAAGCTCCACGCTGTGGCCAAGGACAAGCTGGTGATGTCTGATACCGTGAGGAAGGTGAACAGAGCCAACGGCAAG GCGGTGCCgcgcctgctgctgctcaccacCGAGCACCTCATCCTGGCTGACACCAAGGCCGCCCAGCCCAAGACCGTGCTGAGCCTGGGGGACATCCGCAGCGTCTCCGTCACCCGCTTCTCCGATGGCTTCTTGGTGCTGCACCTCAAAGAG acCTCCACAGGGGCAGCCAAGGGCGACTTCCTGCTTGTCAGTGACCATCTCATCGAGCTCGTCACCCGCCTGCACCAGACCCTCATGGACACCTCTGCTCAGGCCCTGTCTCTGCACATCACGGACCA GTTCTCCACCCGCCTCCAGAAGGGCGACATGGCCATCACCGTGGTGGAGTCGGAAAAGGCAGGCACCAACGGCCCCGTCTGCAAGAAGCGGGGCAGCCACAGGATGGAGGTGCTGGTCCACTGA